CTCTGGCAGAGGACAACTAGAAGCTATGGGTATAGAACTTTCCTGGATGCTGCCCCATGTATCCCTTcccttggctgattttaatctCTATCCTTTTGATGTAATAAACTGTAACCATGAGCATAATAGCTTTCAGGCAGTTCTGGGAATCTTAGCAAATGATCAAACCTGAACGGGGTCTTGGGGACCCTCAAACTTgcagttggtgtcagaagtgagggtgGTCTAGTGGGTTGTTCGTGCATCTCATAGTTGTctgacttaataaatattattatttgaatgACATCCCTGTCTTCTGGAAAATGTAAGTATGTGTGAATTTTCTTTAGTAAACCAGAAGAAAATCATCAGCACATCCTTCTTCTCTCACACATGTTCCTCCgctaaatttcttatttaaacaataataagATTGTCTTATTTAAATTAAAGCTACCCTTCTTGATGTTGTTTGTGACTGATTTCTAGTTGTTGTCTAATagctatttttccatttgttcactGGAATAGAGTTTTAACAGGACACAGCAACACCCAGCTCAAGACCagatttcccagccttccttgtaGCTAGGTGTGGCCAGGTGACTACGTTCTAGCCAATGGGCTGTGAGTGGGAAGCAAAGTGTGCCACTTCTGAGTCTCATCCATAAAACCTTGGACATCTACACCGCTgactcctttttccctttctattgGGATGTAGTGGGAGCTCAAATAGCCACCTTACACCCCAAAGTAGAAGCCATGAGTTGAATATGGTaagtgagagaaaaatgaacttaaGTAACACTCACAAGTGGCTCTCCTTGTCAAATTATGTGTGTGTCCTGGCACGGGGCTCTAACTACCTGAAAAGGGCACCTCTTTGTAATTCACACAAAGGCTCATGGTGGCTCTAGAGCAGTGTTGTCCtatgaaaatacatataatgTGATCCACAAATGCAAGCTTCAGAggtaatttaaacatttctagTAGCTGCattgaaaaggtaaaaagaaatagatgaaataataatagtagcatATTAATATGGTTATATATTAGGTTAATATCAATGATATtaatgatatattaatatattatagtcataataatgttaatttatatatttatattatattgttaccATGATCTTTAATGtgtaataataactataatataattaataatatattttgcttaACCCAATTtgtccaaaatattattattattattatttttataagagttcatgaatttttctttttttgaaattttattgggggatattggggaacagtgtgtttctccagggcccatcagctccaagtcgttgtccttcaatttagttgtggagggcgcagctcagttccaagtccagttgccgttttcaatctttagttgcagggggcgcagcccaccatcccatgcgggaattgaactggcaaccctgttgttcagagctcgtgctctaaccaactgagccatctggccacccctatacaaaatgttatttaaatatgaaatacaacataaaaattattaagattttttacaatcttttctttttttgcagtaAATCTTTGACATCTGATGTGTGTGTActcacagcacatctcaatttggactcaCAACATTTCAATTAGTTGCCACATGTGGCTGATGGCTGCTGTATTGGTCAGCACAGGTCTGGGTCTTGAGTAAGGGGAAGAAAAGACACCAGCATTAGGGTTACAATTTCATTTCTAGAGAGTTATCTTCCATAAATACTTGTGCACAGGAACCAGGATGTATGTACGAGGTGTTCATTATGGTAtgaacaaaaattttgaaaaccacCTAAAGTTTTAGCAATGTGAAAGTGATTAAATAAGCAGGTTTCAAATGAGCAATGGATTTATTATGCTATTAAAGTAAAACAAGGTGTTTTGAAATGTACTTacaaaaacattctgaaaaaagTATGATGCAACTTTATTGGCACCATTGATGAAGTTTGAACGAGGACCACAGATTACATAATGGTGGTGTACTAGTGTTacatttccttatttcaaaaGCTCACTGTGGCTTGGACCAGGGGTCGCTGTTGGCGCGGAGACCGAAGCATTCATTATGAACGTAATTCAGATTGTACGTGACCACTGGGTACATATACTTGTCCCTATGGGATTTGTCCTTGGATGTTATCTAGACAGAAGGAATGATGAAAAGCTAACTGCCTTCCGGAACAAGAGTTTGTTATTTAAAAGGGAATTGAGACCCAATGAAGAAGTCACCTGGAAGTAAAGGCTGTGGCTGAATTACAgaatgttcacatttttaaaattaagagagaaataaaaacacattatttaaaaaaaaaaaaaaaagctcactgTGATTATGACAGAACAGCCTTGCTCTCCAAGAGATACACACGTGAGCATGGTGAAGCAAAGAGTCGTGATGTTTCCAATTTACTCTCAAATgattcagggaaatgcaaaatagatatatagatccAGATATgtggatatatagatatagacgtcctgtattagtttcctagggcttgCCAACCCCCACAATTGCATGAAGCAATTCCTTAAAGCAAATCTCACTCTCtcctattagttctgtttctctggagaaccctggaTGATACCCGCTCCACCCTCACAAGTATACAGTAGGAGCATACTAAAGACAGGGCCAATGCAACAATGAAGGACTCTAGGTAAAGGGCATATAGGAGTTGCTTTTACTCTCCTTGCTATTTCcctttaaatttgaaattacatcaaaataaaacgTTGCAAAAAAGTTATTCTGAGAAGGGATTCATAACTTCACCAAGGGTTCAGGGCAGAGACAATGTGAAGAATTCATGATTTAAGGCAATATGCAACTTTGGTCCAAAGTCCTAAAATATCAAGAGGATACCGCCTGGTCCCCTGAGTCTCCCTCAACTCAAGCGCCCCCTTGAGGTCAGAGTCGATATAACAACACCCCATTCTTAACCAGCACCAAATCCCCACAAATCTATCGTCAAAATCCTTGCTGAGTAATGTAGACCATACACATGGCTTCATTTAGTGGAACTAAAAGCTTGATGAACATCGTACCCCAGCATGGCCGTACCCAAATAcaaataccacattttaaaaagtctgggTGAATACACACCAAACTGTTAGTAGGAATTTCAGAAAGGGGCAATCAGGGGCTttctcaaagcattttttttttttttggtggggggagtgCGTTTCTGAACTGTTCAAATGTTTGCAATGTACATGGATTACTTTTGCAATGAAAAGAAAGCTTGACCTTTCCAAATCGGAGGTTGCTGTAGAAAAATACTATTTGTGTAGGAAGAATGTGGGTGATATAGGCTGTAGACGTGCAGAAGAGCATGGGGACATGAGACTGAGTCTGTATTCCTCATCATAATTGTTCTCATCGTGGTGGGCTGAAGAGCGGGTCCCACTGATGTCCGCAgcctaattcctggaacctgtggCATGACCTTAAGTAgcagaagggactttgcagataaaTCAAGGATCTTGCaatgggagattatcctggattatccaggggGGACCCTGAATGTAATCACAAGGATGCTTATATGAGGCAGGCAGGGGGGGATTTGCGACACACAGCAGGAGAGAAGGACacgtgaccacagaggcagagattggagtgatgacCATTTGCCAAGGAATAGGGcagtcaccagaagctggaagaggcaggaacagATCCTCGTCTAGAGCCTAcggagggagtgtggccctgcccaccccttgattttggactttgggcctccagaactatgagaggaTACTTTCCTGTTGTTTCTCGCCACTCAATCtggggcaatttgttacagcaacaatgGGACACTAATCTAGGCTGTTTCCTCAATCCAGGCTCCAGCACACTTCCACGAGGACCCagaatgaggctggagaggaTGATTGTggctggggtagggtggggtggggtgccaAATTCAAAGCCCCAGGGAGGAAGATTTAACAGTCCCCAAGCGCTGGGCCACTTCCGCACACCTGCTttgcttctctgggcctccaAGTAACCTGGTTAGGTGGCTGAGCTGAACAGCCCTGCTTCCCAGGACCCCAGGGGAGTTTAAGCCAGTTGGACCCCTGAGCTTTTCCGCAGCTGCCTGGGGCcatagaaggaaagagagagatggccacaaatgagaaaccaaggcccagagaggggtcAAGTCTAGATTGGAGCAGGGGTCTCTCGTCTGGCTTCCTCTCTTCTTGGACTGGAAGGGAATTTCCTCAGTTTACCTAGCCCTGGCTTCCCTCCTCTGGCTCCCTTCTGTGCCCACAGAAGGAGCCCCAGCCGGGATGCCCAGTGTGCAGACCAATGAGAACCTTAGAGGAGAGAGACGGGTCATTTCCTTCCTGGCTATCGGCACCCTCCCTTGGGGTTTTAAAAACCACAGCCCTCAGACATGAGGGACCTTTGATCAGCGGGAAACTCGGGAGACCTGAAGATGGTGAGTCTACAAGGGGTGTGGGTACAGGAACCCTCTACCTCaccctctcctctctgggccccctgctccttgctgtctctctctcccctttttctcCTTGTCCTCCATCTCCCCCTCCATCTCAGCCTCTCCCACTCCTGGCTGGAATGCAGCTGAGGAGTAAGTTTGTCAAGGAGCCACTACAAGGCCGTGGGCTGGAATCCAAAGGTTCTCCAGGGCAGGAAATGTGTGCGTTGGATCGTATAAGATGACTTCCTTCCTCAAGCGGAGAGATCCAGGAAGGATCTGGGCAGTGGGAATGGCAGGAGCGAAAgtagggaggtggggaggaaacCAGTTTGGAAGAACGGTCAAGTTAACTCATTGGGGTGGTCAGGTGTTCTGTA
The DNA window shown above is from Rhinolophus ferrumequinum isolate MPI-CBG mRhiFer1 chromosome 15, mRhiFer1_v1.p, whole genome shotgun sequence and carries:
- the LOC117035392 gene encoding NADH dehydrogenase [ubiquinone] 1 beta subcomplex subunit 1-like produces the protein MGVILGVAVGAETEAFIMNVIQIVRDHWVHILVPMGFVLGCYLDRRNDEKLTAFRNKSLLFKRELRPNEEVTWK